The Triticum aestivum cultivar Chinese Spring chromosome 3A, IWGSC CS RefSeq v2.1, whole genome shotgun sequence genome includes a region encoding these proteins:
- the LOC123059502 gene encoding uncharacterized protein, with amino-acid sequence MLFSPCSVAACGARSLRHLAVAAVSLPMLLFCDAMVWAVTFLTFPVRLLAAADRERKLERLVGEMQGQMERVVWENRDLEQRLRTTLKENATMEGILDEMEEENEDAFARIDLLESQLKAVKKENMRLKEQRGKSVWDKAAATVAVAGNGGGKKKAGEPRPWEGKEEEEEEATAQKDRPVVFRPGDLDAFPPSEARDQLLRATARRRSLFSLGMSLTVGGIAWSADKPCLPLLAGLVAVVAMSMCSVSRLFHAPAGRRGLPPASAASDGAVALLSLNWFLLGVLTYPMLPGVARAVVPRAARLAGPAIAWLAAAVPV; translated from the exons ATGCTTTTTTCTCCTTGCTCCGTCGCGGCGTGCGGCGCTCGTTCGCTCAGGCACCTGGCCGTGGCCGCCGTCAGTCTCCCGATGCTCCTGTTCTGCGACGCCATGGTGTGGGCCGTCACCTTCCTCACCTTCCCCGtgcgcctcctcgccgccgccgacagGGAGCGCAAG CTGGAGCGGTTGGTGGGGGAGATGCAGGGGCAGATGGAGCGGGTGGTGTGGGAGAACAGGGACCTGGAGCAGCGGCTGCGGACGACGCTCAAGGAGAACGCGACCATGGAGGGCATCCTCGACGAGATGGAGGAGGAGAACGAGGACGCCTTCGCCAGGATCGACCTCCTCGAGAGCCAG CTCAAGGCGGTCAAGAAGGAGAACATGCGGCTCAAGGAGCAGAGGGGCAAGTCCGTGTGGGacaaggcggcggcgacggtggcggtggcTGGAAATGGCGGGGGCAAGAAGAAGGCTGGCGAACCGAGGCCATGGGAaggcaaagaagaagaggaagaagaggcgacAGCGCAGAAGGATCGGCCCGTCGTCTTCAGACCCGGCGACCTCGACGCCTTCCCACCGTCGGAGGCGCGGGATCAACTGTTGCGGGCGACGGCGCGGCGCCGGAGCCTGTTCAGCCTGGGCATGTCGCTGACGGTGGGCGGGATCGCGTGGTCGGCGGACAAGCCGTGCCTGCCGCTCCTCGCGGGGCTCGTCGCCGTGGTGGCCATGTCCATGTGCAGCGTGTCGCGCCTCTTCCACGCGCCCGCGGGCCGCCGTGGCCTGCCTCCCGCGTCCGCCGCCTCCGACGGCGCCGTGGCGCTGCTGAGCCTCAACTGGTTCCTGCTGGGCGTGCTCACCTACCCCATGCTCCCGGGGGTGGCGCGGGCCGTCGTCCCGCGCGCCGCTCGCCTCGCCGGCCCCGCTATCGCGTGGCTCGCTGCCGCAGTGCCCGTTTGA